A region from the Diorhabda sublineata isolate icDioSubl1.1 chromosome X, icDioSubl1.1, whole genome shotgun sequence genome encodes:
- the LOC130451055 gene encoding uncharacterized protein LOC130451055: protein MTSVDIKQLIRNRGSIKKRLTTFEKYIVSIKDGLISPDSIDVQLRYDNNINLIHEFENIQKLIEEHCTEEELKIQFEEREPFENKYYSNLSFLKDYISKRTSPTAIENSSSIKDSLSNFLLPKIKLPVFNGEYDQWLEFKKNFMSTIDSNTYLNDIQKYNFLNAALEGYAKRVISGCDESQDYQRAWQKLCEKFDKTVFT, encoded by the coding sequence atgactAGTGTAGATATTAAACAACTCATTAGAAATAGAGGAtctataaaaaaacgtttaacaacatttgaaaaatatatagtttcaaTCAAGGACGGTTTAATCTCGCCTGATTCAATAGATGTTCAATTACGATACGACAACAATATCAATCTAAttcatgaatttgaaaatatacaaaaattaatagaagaaCATTGTACAGAAGAAGAACTTAAAATACAGTTTGAAGAACGAGAgccttttgaaaataaatattatagtaatttatcatttctaaaaGACTACATTTCAAAAAGAACAAGTCCTACAGCAAtagaaaattcttcatcaatCAAAGATTCATTATCAAACTTCTTACTTCCTAAAATCAAATTACCTGTTTTTAATGGTGAGTATGATCAATGGCTagaatttaaaaagaattttatgtCAACAATTGATTCAAACACCTATCTAAatgatattcaaaaatataattttttgaacgCTGCTCTAGAAGGTTATGCAAAACGAGTAATCTCTGGATGTGATGAATCTCAAGATTATCAGAGAGCTTGGCAAAAACTTTGtgagaaatttgataaaacagtttttacttGA